The DNA region ATTGCAGTCAATCATCTGGGATCAGGGCAGCGGGATGGCCGCCATCTCGACATCACTGCTGCTATCGGGGCGAAGGTGTACTTCTGCGACGCCGGTAGTCCCGTGGCGGCGGGACTCCGATGAGAGCACCAATAAGACTCTGCCGCAATATTTCCCGAAAAGCATTGATTTGTCGCGGTACACGCGTGTTGATCTTCTACGGGTCGAACTCCAACTCGACCACGGACCATGAGCTATCCTCGACGATCGCACCCCCACCGATATTTTCACACGGTTGCTAACCCCGAAAACGGTATCCGTGTTGTAATGACCGCTGTAAACATTCCTGGAACAGACCTGCTCACTTTTCGACCGGAGCGACAGATCTGCGTAAACCGTTGTGCAACAGCGCATGGATAAACATCTGTGACCGAGATTGACCAGGTTTAACCGGTGGACGCAACGCCTCAACGATGGACGTGCTTTCGATGGGGCAACCACCGGTACAAGATCCCGATCAGAAGAAACCAGCCCACAGAAGAGCGAGTCAGTCCATGGATCGAGGTTTCGACCTGTTTGAACCTGATCACGGCCGCTTGCACCACTTCCCAACAGACTCCCGGGCTGACGACAACCTCAGGAAGTCCTCCGCTAGCTAGGCTAAGAACCGGTCGATTGTCTTGATGATCTGGTAGGCGACTCGCAGTGTCGGCACATCAATGGACAGTTCTTCAGCGGCGGCGAGGTACGGCCCCAACATGAAGTCGACCTCAGTCTTACGTCGTCGCAATACATCCTCGTACATCGAGGGATAGCCGGTGCTTCCCTGTTCGCGCATCACTTTGCCCTGCCCGATGACGAATTCGATCGCCTCAGCAGTCGGGAGGGTGTCGAGTTCCTTAAGGCGCGATAGAGGTGCAAAGAAGTTCATCGGCTCGTACCCTTTTGCCCGGTAGACCGCGAGGAGGTCTTTCGCCAGCCCGACGAAGTACATCGCTCCCTCGCGCACCTCCATCCCCTCGAAGACCGAGGCGCCTCGGACTGCGCCCAGCGCCGTGACCGACCACGCTGCCGCCAGTGCGATCTGGGCCAATTTTTCCCACTCGACCTGTTCGATGTTGGTCACAGCCACTGCAGGAAGGCCCGCATCGGTGAAGGCAGCCGTTATCGCATCAACGCGAGCACTGGATGATCCGTCGAGTTCGCCGAAGTACGCGGTCACCTTGGCTGTAAGGTGGTTTCGCACGAAACCTGGTTCGAGCAAGGTGCCGCCCTCGATGGTGGAGGCTCCGATCACTCGGTCGGGCCCAATCCACCCGGCGAGCGCCGCGTCCTTCTCGACGGTGTTCTGCACTGACAACGCGCTGCTTACGACATCGCGCAAGGCGGCTGCGTCCGCTAAGGCCTGCGCAGTATCTTTGCCCTTCACCGCCAATACTAGGTAATCGAAGTGTCCAGAGGCCTTGGCCGCCTGGTCGACCGCCTTCAAGTTATCCTTTACGACTAGGTCGCCCCGACGGCCCGTGATCCGCAGGCCGTCGCGTGTGACGGCGTCGGTGTGTGCTGGTCTCCCGACCAGGGTGACATCCACACCAGTGTTTGCCAGATAGCCACCCAGGAGCGAACCGAGCCCGCCGGCACCCAAGATCACGACGCGCATCAAATGGCCCCAGCGGCCACTAGTTGCGCCTGCAGAACATCTCGCTCGAGATCGGACAGCCGTGCTTTGACGGGCGGCCGCACCGGTCCTGCACGCAGCCCCAACAGCTCGAACCACGCCTTCAAGTAGGGCATGGCCGCGACGTAGGAACCGGTGGCCGCGATGCGACCGATGAGCACCTCGTCGTACACCTGCCGGATCGAGTCCAGCTTTGCCGACACAGGCTGTGCCCCCGCCAGGTCATGAGCAAACGCAAGGTCAGTGTAGTGGTGCAGGTCCGGCCGCAACTTTCCATAGAGGATCAGGGAGAGCTCACCAAAAAGGACCCGCCCCTCGAAGAGTGCAGCGTCATGAGCCCAATAACGCTCATTCGGCTCGCTAATCACAAGACGGTCCCCGAAGCGGCGGCGTAGGGCGATGCTGTCGGTCCAGCTCAAGGTCCCATTCTTGACCCCGACGACGTTGGAGTGCTCGGCGATCCGAGCGACGGCGTCATGGCTGTACACGAAACTGGATACCGGCGTGCGATAGAGCACGAGTGCCAATCCAGTGGCGGGCGCTACAAAATCGAAGTACGCGACGACGTCGTCGTCGGTCTTGAGCTGCATCGACGGGTTCATGATCTCGGCTCCGGTGAAGCCGAGCGCCTCCACGAGGCGCATTTTCTCGATCGCCTGATAGGCCGACGACTCCAAAATGATCGTAAATAGGGGAAGGCGGCCGGCGGCGGCACTGGCGACGACCTCGTGGTAGCGCCGCCATTCGGCCAGAGTCATGTTCCATCCCTCGGCGAAGAACCCGCCGACGACGAGGCCGGTGCAGCCCATCTCCACAAATGCGTCGATGTTCTGTCGCAGCCCTTCTTCGTCCAGCTCGAACTCGTCGGTGAGGGGCGAAACGGGACACATGTAGAAGCCATTGAGTTTCTCGGTGGCCCATGCTCTGGCGTCGGACCCTAACGGTGTTGTACGGGTCATCTTGTTGGCAACTCCTTAAATGATCGCTGGACCTTTTGGAGAACTCAAGGTGGGACGGAATTGCTCTCCTCCGCTGAATGTTTAAAACGCTGTGCGTGGGCGCCGCTTCGTCAATCGAAGCCGTGGCCAACCATCGTGTCTATCCTTTTAGCGCTGGAGGGACTCCGATTCGCGCGTCGATGGCCGTAATGACTTGCGCGTCAACGACAACCGTGATTCGATGGGCGAGACGGGGTCAGTTTGAGAAGATGCCGACATCGCGCCCAACGTATGGGACCTTCTGTCGGTTCCGGTCGGATGTTGAGCAGTTTCTTCCGGAAACCGACAGTTCACATCGCGACGACTCTGTCCTTGTTGACAGCCTGGTGACGTGTGCGCAATTGGCAGCGATCAACTGAAGCTGGGGCGCCGGCGCCCTAAAAACTCGCTGGCAACCGGTCACAGCCTCAGGGCGAAACTAGCGCCCATGCCGTCCCATTCACTTGGCAACGGACCGCCGGACTCGCGATGAGTCCTGGGCGGTCATCCGCACTTGGCATCTGTCACGGACAGCATCGATGCAATCCCGCACCGTGGACTTCGCGCACTCGTCCAATGAAACGGCGACGCGCCTTCGATGGGTTTCGCGCCAAAGCTGCCCCGATCAGAACGATGGCTGACCATGATGTGCTGTTATCAAAGTGACCGACCGATGCCGCGCGCGGCGACCTGCAAGGCACCGTGCAGTCGACGACGGTCGCGCTTCAGGGTAGCCACCACCACGGCGATGGCGGCGACCACGGTGTCGTCGGAATGCCGGACCACCGGCACTGCCAGCGAACACGCGCCGAGGGACATCTCTTCCACGGTGGTGGCTACCGCCTCCCTGCGGACACGCTCCAGCTGCGCGGTCAGCACCGACGGTTGGATAACTGTGTACGGCGTGACCCGAGTCATACTGGCAAATACTGCCTCCTGGACGTCGGCGGGCGCGTGGGCCAGCAGCACCTTGCCGACTCCGGTGCAGTGCATCGGCAGCCTGCTACCGACCGTACTCACGATCGGAACCGACGCGCGGCCCATCGTCCGTACCAGATACAGCACCTCCTCCCCGTCCCGAATCGCGAGGTGCACGGTGGCGAGGGTGGCCGCGTACACGTCGTGCAAAAACGGCTCGGCGACCTGGCGCAGCCTGCCTTCCACAGGTGCCAGCAGACCAGCCTTCCAGAGCAACCGGCCCACCTCGTAGCGCCCGTCGCCGCGCCGGTGCAACGCCGACCCGGCCACCAGTTCGGCGGCCAGTCGGTGTGCGGTGGCGACCGGCAGTCCGGACCGGTCCGCGAGCTCGGAGAGGGTCAGGCTGCGGTGCCGCTCGTCGAAGGCCCCGACCACGGCCAGCAGACGCGATGCGACGCTAGCGCCCGGCGACGAAGTGTTACCTGCCAAGGCCGAGTCCTTTCCACTCAGTGGAACCATAGCGTTCACTTTGCCTGCAAGGAGTCCCTACCGTGTGAAGACCATGGCAGCAATCGACAACAATCCCGACAGTGCGGCTGCGAGTCAGCAGGCGATCAGCGCGGAGATCGGTGCGATCGAGTCGGAGTATGAACGCGCGGGTGCCGAGGAGACGCAGCCGCGGCTGAGCTACCCGCCGTACCGGAGTAGCCTGCTCCGTCATCCGACGCAGGAACTCCACCACGCCGACCCGGAGGGGGTCGAGCTGTGGACACCCAGCTTCTCCGAACGCGACGTGCATCCGTTCGAGGCCGACCTCACCATCCAGCACTCGGGCGAGCCCATCGGGGAACGGATGGTGGTGACCGGGCGGATCGTCGACGGGGACGGACGGCCGGTGCGCCGTCAGCTCGTCGAGATCTGGCAGGCCAACGCCGGCGGACGTTACATACACAAGCGCGACCAGCATCCGTCCGCGATCGACCCGAATTTTACCGGCGTCGGCCGGTGCCTGACCGACGACGACGGCAACTACCGCTTCACCA from Mycolicibacterium sp. MU0053 includes:
- a CDS encoding ketopantoate reductase family protein, whose amino-acid sequence is MRVVILGAGGLGSLLGGYLANTGVDVTLVGRPAHTDAVTRDGLRITGRRGDLVVKDNLKAVDQAAKASGHFDYLVLAVKGKDTAQALADAAALRDVVSSALSVQNTVEKDAALAGWIGPDRVIGASTIEGGTLLEPGFVRNHLTAKVTAYFGELDGSSSARVDAITAAFTDAGLPAVAVTNIEQVEWEKLAQIALAAAWSVTALGAVRGASVFEGMEVREGAMYFVGLAKDLLAVYRAKGYEPMNFFAPLSRLKELDTLPTAEAIEFVIGQGKVMREQGSTGYPSMYEDVLRRRKTEVDFMLGPYLAAAEELSIDVPTLRVAYQIIKTIDRFLA
- a CDS encoding IclR family transcriptional regulator; this encodes MAGNTSSPGASVASRLLAVVGAFDERHRSLTLSELADRSGLPVATAHRLAAELVAGSALHRRGDGRYEVGRLLWKAGLLAPVEGRLRQVAEPFLHDVYAATLATVHLAIRDGEEVLYLVRTMGRASVPIVSTVGSRLPMHCTGVGKVLLAHAPADVQEAVFASMTRVTPYTVIQPSVLTAQLERVRREAVATTVEEMSLGACSLAVPVVRHSDDTVVAAIAVVVATLKRDRRRLHGALQVAARGIGRSL
- the pcaH gene encoding protocatechuate 3,4-dioxygenase subunit beta; its protein translation is MAAIDNNPDSAAASQQAISAEIGAIESEYERAGAEETQPRLSYPPYRSSLLRHPTQELHHADPEGVELWTPSFSERDVHPFEADLTIQHSGEPIGERMVVTGRIVDGDGRPVRRQLVEIWQANAGGRYIHKRDQHPSAIDPNFTGVGRCLTDDDGNYRFTTIKPGPYPWKNHRNAWRPAHIHFSLFGTEFTQRTITQMYFPGDPLLSLDPIYQAITDQKARDRLVASYDHNLTTHEWATGYRWDIVLSGAARTPIENPDHGTEH
- a CDS encoding dihydrodipicolinate synthase family protein, yielding MTRTTPLGSDARAWATEKLNGFYMCPVSPLTDEFELDEEGLRQNIDAFVEMGCTGLVVGGFFAEGWNMTLAEWRRYHEVVASAAAGRLPLFTIILESSAYQAIEKMRLVEALGFTGAEIMNPSMQLKTDDDVVAYFDFVAPATGLALVLYRTPVSSFVYSHDAVARIAEHSNVVGVKNGTLSWTDSIALRRRFGDRLVISEPNERYWAHDAALFEGRVLFGELSLILYGKLRPDLHHYTDLAFAHDLAGAQPVSAKLDSIRQVYDEVLIGRIAATGSYVAAMPYLKAWFELLGLRAGPVRPPVKARLSDLERDVLQAQLVAAGAI